From a region of the Fischerella sp. JS2 genome:
- a CDS encoding TolC family protein yields MKGQIIFYSFLPGVTAAVLTTQPTWAQQVVNPSISTPVEGGDLVAENTSFATSLPTTIKSVEPGEPKTINMQRFGTQDVGKIATKTVGVPIGEISFQGVPSVFSLAATPYQTQPIDSNQLASAIFDANLQPEIMQIAPFEHGTQHGWQSPTEIEAGSEKNSVQQTTSSSQVRQKLREVMISRNSTLETLPIEVGDAIATQQSPKSSVTPVPLKQNPDVQASAYLKNVARGSGSAKLLEIENCSPDTISCSPQTFPPQLVSQAVSPAPTAPTINNQQPKTPQVPVVSPISQPTTPPPNYLNPDKSNPLLFPTRPDEVRQRGTQPITLEQAVELAQRNNTQLQIALLELERARAALREAQAALFPTVDLSAGITRSQSAQSQLSSEVRQRQEEGLPPELRSQSTGDEPSTSFSGQAQLIYNIYTSGRRSANIGAAEEQLRFQELDVARQSEEIRLNVAQNYYNLQEADENVRIRQSAVRNAEVTLRDAQALERAGVGTQFDVLRAQVTLANAQQQLSQALSQQRIARSQLATTLNIPDALSVNAADPVRLAGLWNLPLEDTIVLAYQNRPELQQQLAQRNISEQQRRLALADLGPQISLVASYNLLDQFDDNISVTDGYSLGVQASLNLFDGGAARARADQQRANIRIAETQFNDTRNQIRFQVEQAYSELRANLDRVNTANIALEQARESLRLARLRFQAGVGTQTDVIAAEDDLTEAEGNVVSAILSYNRALASLQRSVTARGLSRVAQ; encoded by the coding sequence GTGAAAGGACAGATTATATTCTATAGTTTCTTACCTGGTGTAACAGCAGCAGTATTAACCACTCAACCAACTTGGGCGCAGCAGGTTGTTAACCCCAGTATTTCTACTCCTGTAGAGGGTGGAGATTTAGTAGCAGAAAATACTAGTTTTGCAACTAGTTTGCCAACCACAATCAAATCAGTAGAACCAGGGGAACCGAAGACAATTAACATGCAACGGTTTGGAACTCAAGATGTTGGCAAAATAGCTACTAAAACAGTTGGTGTACCAATAGGAGAAATTTCTTTTCAGGGTGTACCAAGTGTTTTCAGCTTAGCAGCAACTCCATACCAAACCCAGCCAATAGATAGCAATCAACTTGCCTCTGCGATCTTTGATGCGAACTTGCAGCCGGAAATTATGCAAATCGCTCCCTTTGAACATGGCACTCAGCACGGGTGGCAAAGTCCTACTGAGATTGAAGCTGGATCAGAGAAAAACTCTGTGCAGCAGACCACATCATCGTCTCAAGTCAGACAAAAGCTGCGGGAAGTCATGATTAGCAGAAACTCTACTCTGGAAACATTGCCAATAGAGGTAGGTGATGCGATCGCGACTCAGCAATCACCTAAATCTTCAGTCACACCAGTACCATTAAAACAAAATCCCGATGTCCAAGCCTCAGCTTATTTAAAAAATGTCGCTAGAGGTTCAGGTTCTGCAAAGCTATTGGAAATCGAGAATTGCTCACCAGATACGATCAGTTGTTCTCCACAAACTTTCCCTCCACAACTAGTATCGCAAGCAGTTTCTCCGGCTCCTACAGCACCAACCATCAACAACCAACAACCAAAAACTCCCCAAGTTCCTGTTGTTTCACCTATTTCTCAGCCAACAACTCCTCCACCTAATTACCTCAACCCTGACAAAAGCAACCCCTTGCTCTTTCCTACCAGACCAGATGAAGTCAGACAAAGGGGAACCCAGCCAATTACCTTAGAACAAGCTGTAGAACTAGCACAGCGCAACAATACCCAACTACAAATAGCTTTATTGGAATTAGAAAGAGCTAGAGCCGCTTTACGAGAGGCTCAAGCAGCTTTATTTCCCACTGTTGACTTGAGTGCTGGTATTACCCGCAGCCAATCTGCTCAAAGCCAACTCTCCTCAGAAGTACGACAACGGCAAGAAGAGGGTTTACCACCAGAACTTCGTAGTCAATCCACCGGTGATGAACCGAGCACATCCTTCAGTGGTCAGGCACAACTTATTTATAATATTTATACATCAGGCAGACGCTCAGCCAACATCGGCGCTGCTGAGGAGCAGTTACGCTTTCAAGAATTGGATGTTGCCCGTCAATCTGAAGAAATTCGCCTCAACGTTGCCCAAAATTACTACAATCTCCAAGAAGCAGATGAAAATGTCCGCATTAGACAATCGGCTGTGAGAAACGCTGAGGTGACTTTGCGCGATGCTCAAGCTCTAGAAAGGGCGGGTGTGGGTACTCAATTCGACGTACTGCGAGCGCAGGTAACTTTAGCAAATGCTCAACAACAACTGAGTCAGGCATTGTCTCAACAAAGAATCGCCCGCAGTCAGTTAGCCACTACATTAAACATTCCAGATGCACTGAGTGTCAATGCCGCAGACCCTGTAAGATTGGCGGGTCTTTGGAATTTACCACTGGAAGATACTATTGTACTAGCCTATCAAAATCGCCCGGAACTGCAACAACAGTTAGCACAACGCAATATTAGCGAACAGCAAAGACGTTTAGCACTGGCAGATTTGGGCCCACAAATCAGCTTAGTTGCTAGTTATAACCTATTAGATCAGTTTGATGATAATATTAGCGTTACCGATGGTTATTCCTTAGGAGTGCAAGCCAGTCTCAATTTATTTGATGGGGGAGCAGCCAGAGCCAGAGCGGATCAGCAAAGAGCTAATATTAGGATTGCTGAAACTCAGTTTAACGATACACGCAATCAAATCCGCTTCCAGGTAGAGCAAGCCTATTCCGAATTAAGAGCCAATTTAGACCGAGTCAACACCGCTAATATTGCTTTAGAACAAGCCAGAGAATCTTTGCGCTTGGCGCGTTTGCGATTCCAAGCAGGTGTGGGAACTCAAACAGATGTAATTGCTGCTGAGGATGATCTAACAGAAGCAGAAGGCAACGTTGTCAGCGCGATTTTGTCTTACAATCGCGCTCTGGCTAGTTTGCAAAGATCTGTAACTGCCAGAGGGTTAAGTAGGGTTGCTCAGTAG
- the kaiC gene encoding circadian clock protein KaiC: protein MREKDQQEKNNAPLFGGVEKIRTMIEGFDDISHGGLPVGRTTLVSGTSGTGKTLFSLQFLFNGISYFEEPGVFVTFEESPYDIIKNAYIFGWDLQGLINDGKLFILDASPDPEGQDIVGNFDLSALIERLQYAIRKYKAKRVAIDSITAVFQQYEAIGVVRREIFRLVARLKQLNVTTIITTERTEEYGPVACFGVEEFVSDNVVIVRNVLEGERRRRTAEILKLRGTTHMKGEYPFTITNEGVNIFPLGAMRLTQRSSNIRVSSGVKTLDDMCGGGFFKDSIILTTGATGTGKTLLVSKFLQNGCQNGERAILFAYEESRAQLSRNASSWGIEFEDLERQGLLKIICTYPESTGLEDHLQIIKSEIADFKPSRIAIDSLSALARGVSNNAFRQFVIGVTGYAKQEEITGFFTNTTDQFMGSHSITDSHISTITDTILMLQYVEIRGEMARAINVFKMRGSWHDKGIREYNITADGPEIKDSFRNYERIVSGAPTRVSIDEKAELSRIVKSFQDKDSSDASS, encoded by the coding sequence ATGAGAGAAAAAGACCAACAAGAGAAAAACAATGCACCTCTATTTGGTGGTGTAGAAAAAATTCGTACGATGATAGAGGGGTTTGACGACATTAGTCATGGTGGATTACCTGTAGGTAGAACTACTCTGGTCAGTGGTACCTCTGGAACTGGCAAAACTTTATTTTCTCTCCAGTTTCTTTTCAACGGTATTAGCTATTTTGAAGAACCAGGGGTGTTCGTCACTTTTGAAGAATCGCCCTATGACATCATAAAAAACGCGTATATTTTTGGTTGGGATTTGCAAGGTCTAATCAACGATGGGAAATTATTTATCTTGGATGCTTCTCCTGACCCAGAAGGACAAGATATTGTTGGTAACTTTGACCTCTCAGCCTTAATCGAACGTTTGCAATATGCCATTCGCAAATATAAAGCTAAAAGAGTAGCGATCGACTCCATCACAGCCGTATTTCAGCAATACGAGGCTATTGGAGTAGTACGACGCGAAATTTTCCGTTTGGTAGCCCGACTCAAACAACTTAATGTTACAACTATCATCACCACAGAACGTACCGAGGAGTATGGCCCAGTTGCTTGTTTTGGGGTAGAAGAATTTGTTTCCGACAACGTAGTAATTGTCCGCAACGTCTTGGAAGGGGAGCGTCGTCGTCGTACCGCCGAAATTTTGAAATTGCGTGGCACAACACACATGAAAGGCGAATATCCTTTCACAATTACAAATGAAGGAGTCAATATTTTCCCACTTGGGGCAATGCGCTTAACTCAAAGGTCTTCCAACATACGTGTATCTTCTGGAGTTAAAACCTTAGATGATATGTGTGGTGGTGGTTTCTTTAAAGATTCAATCATTTTGACAACAGGAGCTACAGGAACAGGTAAGACATTATTAGTCAGTAAATTTTTGCAAAATGGCTGCCAAAACGGCGAACGGGCAATACTATTTGCCTACGAAGAATCGCGCGCTCAACTCTCACGTAACGCCTCATCTTGGGGGATAGAGTTTGAGGATTTAGAACGTCAAGGATTGCTGAAAATAATTTGTACCTATCCGGAATCAACTGGCTTAGAAGACCACTTACAAATTATTAAGTCAGAAATTGCTGATTTTAAACCTTCTCGAATTGCCATTGATTCGCTCTCGGCGTTAGCACGAGGTGTGAGTAATAATGCATTCCGACAATTTGTAATTGGTGTCACGGGTTACGCCAAACAAGAAGAAATCACAGGCTTTTTTACTAATACAACCGATCAATTTATGGGTTCGCATTCGATTACCGACTCCCATATCTCCACAATTACTGACACCATTTTGATGTTGCAGTATGTAGAAATTCGTGGAGAAATGGCACGGGCAATCAATGTATTTAAAATGCGCGGCTCTTGGCACGACAAGGGTATTCGCGAATACAATATCACAGCAGATGGCCCGGAAATTAAAGATTCTTTCCGCAATTATGAAAGAATTGTCAGCGGAGCGCCGACTCGCGTTAGTATCGATGAAAAAGCTGAACTGTCTCGCATTGTCAAGAGTTTTCAAGACAAAGACAGCAGTGATGCTTCCAGTTAG
- a CDS encoding hybrid sensor histidine kinase/response regulator — translation MPEQPIKVLLVEDNPGDVRLLQEFLWDVTTAQFQLIPVERLDQTLKLLNQESFDVILLDLSLPDSQGLETFITLHHQAPAIPIIVLTGLDDENLALRAMQEGAQDYLVKGQVSGDLLVRCMRYAIERQRIEEALRQSEERFRVALKNSPIVVFNQDKELRYTWVYNTSAGFINEEILGKQDLDLIAAADAQLLFDIKQCVLSTGIGIRKEVSITTAQGIRYFDLTVEPLRNEAQEVVGVTCASIDISDRKLAEEKIREQAALLDVTTDAIFVRDLDNRVIFWNKGAENLYGWQIQEAYGKKVVELLYDDEPAEELEIALLTVINQGKWQGELPRITKSGKKVLVSSRWSLVCQEDGTPKSILTVDTDITEKKQLETQLFRAQRLESIGTLASGIAHDLNNILTPILAVSQLLPLKFPEIDSGHEHLLEILEDSARRGADLVKQVLSFARGVEGKRMTLQVKHLIREVVKIVKQTFPRSIEVCIDVALDLWTVYGDSTQLHQVLMNLCVNARDAMPDGGSLTISADNLLIDENYARMNLEAKVGPYTVITVADAGVGIPREIVERIFEPFFTTKELGKGTGLGLSTVIGIVKSHGGFVNVYSEVGHGTQFKVYLPAAQGIEIESTPHLEPLAGKGELILVVDDEPAIQEITRASLETHNYKTLVASDGIEAIVLYAQNRDKISAVLMDIMLPSLDGLTAIRTLQKINPAVKIVATSGLASSSKLAEASTTNISGFLSKPYTVKELLLALQKVLNG, via the coding sequence ATGCCAGAACAACCAATCAAAGTTTTGTTGGTAGAAGACAATCCCGGTGATGTCCGTCTATTACAAGAATTCTTGTGGGATGTCACTACTGCACAGTTTCAATTAATACCTGTTGAGCGATTAGACCAGACACTGAAATTGCTCAACCAAGAGAGCTTTGATGTAATTTTACTAGATCTTTCTTTGCCAGATAGTCAGGGTTTGGAAACTTTTATTACTTTACACCACCAAGCACCAGCTATTCCGATCATTGTGCTGACTGGTTTAGATGATGAAAATTTGGCTCTGCGAGCTATGCAGGAGGGAGCGCAGGATTATCTGGTTAAAGGACAGGTGAGTGGTGATTTGTTAGTGCGCTGTATGCGCTACGCTATCGAAAGACAAAGAATTGAAGAAGCATTGCGTCAAAGTGAGGAAAGATTTCGAGTCGCGCTCAAAAACTCTCCCATTGTTGTTTTCAACCAAGATAAAGAGTTACGTTATACCTGGGTTTACAATACTTCTGCGGGTTTTATTAACGAAGAAATTTTAGGCAAACAAGATTTAGATCTGATTGCTGCTGCTGATGCCCAACTACTTTTTGATATTAAACAATGTGTCCTGTCAACGGGAATAGGAATAAGAAAAGAAGTATCAATAACTACTGCACAGGGAATACGATATTTTGATTTGACAGTAGAACCATTGCGAAATGAAGCGCAAGAAGTAGTAGGGGTGACATGTGCCAGTATTGACATTAGCGATCGCAAACTTGCTGAAGAAAAAATCCGCGAACAAGCTGCACTGTTGGATGTCACTACAGATGCAATTTTTGTCCGAGATTTAGACAATCGCGTTATTTTTTGGAACAAAGGCGCAGAAAATCTTTACGGCTGGCAAATACAGGAAGCTTACGGCAAAAAAGTTGTGGAACTTTTATATGATGATGAACCCGCAGAGGAACTAGAAATAGCACTTTTGACAGTGATTAATCAAGGTAAGTGGCAAGGGGAACTACCTAGAATTACCAAAAGTGGTAAGAAGGTTTTAGTTTCTAGTCGTTGGAGTTTAGTTTGTCAAGAAGACGGTACACCAAAATCTATTCTCACTGTTGATACAGACATTACTGAGAAAAAACAGCTAGAAACGCAATTATTTCGCGCCCAACGTCTAGAAAGTATCGGTACTTTAGCCAGTGGCATTGCCCACGACCTCAACAATATTCTCACACCGATTCTGGCTGTATCTCAACTATTACCACTGAAATTCCCTGAGATTGATTCTGGACATGAACATCTGCTAGAAATACTCGAAGATAGTGCTAGACGTGGTGCTGATTTAGTCAAGCAAGTTTTGTCTTTTGCCCGAGGTGTGGAAGGCAAGCGTATGACTTTGCAAGTCAAGCACTTAATCCGAGAAGTTGTCAAGATTGTCAAACAAACTTTCCCCAGATCTATTGAAGTGTGTATAGATGTAGCGCTAGATTTGTGGACAGTTTATGGAGACAGCACACAACTACATCAAGTGCTGATGAATCTGTGTGTCAACGCTCGTGATGCTATGCCAGATGGTGGGAGTTTGACGATTTCAGCAGACAATCTCTTGATTGATGAAAACTATGCTCGTATGAACTTGGAAGCCAAAGTCGGCCCTTACACTGTGATTACTGTAGCAGACGCTGGTGTTGGTATTCCCAGAGAAATCGTCGAGAGAATTTTTGAACCATTCTTCACTACCAAAGAATTAGGCAAAGGTACTGGTTTAGGACTTTCTACAGTTATTGGTATTGTCAAAAGCCACGGTGGTTTTGTCAATGTCTATAGTGAAGTAGGGCATGGTACTCAATTTAAGGTTTACTTGCCAGCAGCACAGGGAATAGAAATAGAGTCAACACCACACTTAGAACCGCTAGCAGGTAAAGGAGAATTGATTTTAGTAGTAGATGATGAACCTGCTATTCAAGAGATTACAAGAGCATCGCTAGAAACTCATAACTACAAAACCCTAGTGGCTAGTGATGGTATTGAAGCGATCGTATTATATGCCCAGAATCGGGACAAAATTAGTGCTGTCCTCATGGATATCATGCTACCGTCTCTAGACGGTTTAACAGCTATTCGTACTTTGCAAAAAATCAATCCAGCAGTCAAAATTGTTGCCACTAGCGGACTAGCCTCCAGCAGCAAGTTAGCGGAAGCATCAACTACCAATATCAGTGGTTTTCTGTCAAAACCTTACACTGTCAAAGAATTATTACTGGCTTTACAGAAGGTTCTGAATGGTTAG
- a CDS encoding response regulator codes for MPIEILLIEDNPGDVELTKIALEDSKISVNLNIVEDGVEAITFLRREGKYANVPHPDIVLLDLNLPKKDGREVLAEIKADEKLKRIPVVVLTTSQAEEDILKVYNLSANCYITKPVDFDQFVKIVQSIENFWFTIVKLPPE; via the coding sequence ATGCCTATTGAGATTTTGTTAATAGAAGACAATCCCGGTGATGTAGAGTTGACCAAAATTGCCTTAGAAGACAGCAAAATCTCTGTAAACTTAAATATAGTTGAAGATGGGGTAGAAGCGATCACGTTTCTACGTAGAGAAGGCAAATATGCCAATGTTCCCCACCCAGATATTGTTTTACTAGATTTAAATTTACCGAAAAAAGATGGCAGAGAAGTACTAGCAGAAATTAAAGCAGATGAAAAACTGAAGCGAATTCCTGTAGTTGTGCTAACAACTTCTCAAGCAGAAGAAGACATTCTTAAAGTCTATAATCTCTCTGCCAATTGCTATATTACCAAGCCAGTTGACTTCGACCAATTTGTCAAAATTGTACAATCTATAGAAAACTTCTGGTTTACCATTGTCAAGTTGCCGCCGGAGTAG
- a CDS encoding PAS domain-containing protein, with amino-acid sequence MKALPNIQERARLAALHHYQTLDTVSETAFDHLVQLAVLICGTPIACINFVDENRQWIKAKVGWEITELPYDVGMCPICIQQRNVFLVSDSLADQVWAENPITTAPYHVRFYAGIPLVTPEGYAIATLCVMDRQPRQLNTEQVKALEILAQQAMLLLHKQFTNTIIRDCQHVEAALRENEQRLKLALQAGKLGSWQVDLKTGELFTSNQCKANFGLTPKIDFSYKMLFDCIHPDDRDYVRDSVKQSLEQQIDYEAEYRCIWPDRSVHWILARGRGIYETDGTPMRMIGVTLDITERKQAEEALRQSEERLQLVIDATNDAIWDWDIIHNTCFWSKRFYEFLGLANTDKRHFYESLYQLVHPEDREQFAELLYQHLELNQPYQIELRLRRVDGSYNWFLIRGKVIRDHNGRSLRMVGVLSDISERKRTEEELKQQHQRSQLLAEIALKIRQPLQTEEILQTTVTEIQKLLHTDRVIIFRLWNDGSGTVVQEALINSCSSILGRKLFDPCFQQNYQEAYRQGRINIIPDVKTESIHPCHREFLENIGVKGHILVPIIVRDTLWGLLIAQQCIRPRNWSSWEIELLQQLATQIGIALAKAQLLEQERHRREELARSNAELEQFAYVASHDLQEPLRMVTSYLQLLEKKYKSKLDSKADEFITYAVDGARRMQTLINDLLSFSRVSTRGQPFGVVDCHTVLQQALANLKVAIAETHAVITHDKPLPQLIADSTQLVQVFQNLISNAIKFRSEQPPQIHIGVAKGQGGHEGRQGSNFSPLSVQSSQSPYSPTENEWLFWVRDNGIGIEAQYCDRIFIIFQRLHTRGKYPGTGIGLAICKKIVERHGGRIWVESQLGQGSTFYFTIPDRIGGAS; translated from the coding sequence ATGAAAGCTCTACCAAATATTCAGGAAAGGGCAAGATTAGCAGCCCTGCATCACTACCAAACACTTGATACTGTCAGCGAAACTGCTTTTGATCATCTTGTGCAGTTAGCAGTCCTTATTTGTGGTACGCCGATCGCCTGTATCAATTTTGTTGATGAGAATCGGCAGTGGATCAAAGCAAAAGTAGGTTGGGAAATCACTGAACTACCATACGATGTCGGGATGTGTCCTATCTGCATTCAGCAAAGAAATGTTTTCCTTGTTTCTGATAGCTTGGCAGATCAAGTATGGGCAGAAAACCCAATTACAACAGCGCCTTACCATGTGAGATTTTATGCTGGTATACCCTTGGTGACACCGGAAGGATATGCGATCGCCACCCTATGCGTGATGGATCGTCAACCCCGACAACTTAACACCGAACAGGTAAAGGCTTTGGAAATTTTGGCCCAGCAAGCAATGCTTTTACTGCACAAGCAATTTACCAACACAATAATAAGGGATTGCCAACATGTAGAAGCAGCACTACGGGAAAATGAACAACGCCTCAAGCTGGCATTACAAGCTGGGAAACTAGGTTCTTGGCAAGTGGATTTAAAAACTGGGGAGTTGTTTACATCTAATCAGTGCAAAGCCAACTTTGGTTTAACCCCCAAAATAGATTTTTCCTATAAAATGCTGTTTGACTGTATCCACCCAGATGATCGCGACTATGTGCGAGATTCTGTCAAGCAATCTCTAGAACAGCAAATTGATTATGAAGCAGAGTACCGATGTATTTGGCCAGATCGCAGTGTCCATTGGATATTAGCGCGGGGGCGTGGCATCTATGAAACTGATGGTACACCGATGCGGATGATTGGTGTCACCTTGGACATCACCGAACGTAAGCAAGCAGAAGAAGCCTTGCGCCAAAGTGAAGAACGATTACAGTTGGTGATCGATGCGACTAATGATGCAATTTGGGATTGGGATATTATCCACAACACATGCTTTTGGTCAAAGCGATTCTATGAATTCTTGGGTTTAGCAAACACAGACAAAAGACACTTCTATGAATCGCTTTATCAATTAGTACACCCCGAAGATCGAGAGCAATTTGCTGAGTTACTCTACCAACATCTAGAACTCAACCAGCCTTACCAAATAGAATTGCGATTGCGTCGCGTGGATGGTAGCTACAACTGGTTTTTAATCAGAGGTAAAGTCATTCGAGATCACAATGGTCGTTCGCTGCGGATGGTAGGAGTACTCAGTGATATCTCGGAACGTAAACGCACAGAAGAAGAATTAAAACAACAACATCAGCGATCGCAACTTTTAGCTGAAATTGCCCTGAAAATTCGCCAACCTCTACAAACAGAAGAAATTCTGCAAACCACTGTTACAGAAATCCAAAAACTATTACACACTGACCGAGTCATTATCTTTCGATTGTGGAATGATGGTTCCGGAACAGTGGTGCAAGAAGCACTAATCAATAGTTGTAGCTCGATTTTAGGGAGAAAACTTTTTGATCCGTGTTTTCAGCAAAATTACCAAGAAGCTTATCGCCAAGGCAGGATTAATATCATCCCTGATGTCAAAACAGAAAGTATCCATCCTTGCCACCGAGAATTTCTAGAAAATATAGGTGTTAAAGGTCACATACTTGTACCAATTATAGTCAGAGATACACTTTGGGGCTTACTAATTGCTCAGCAATGTATCCGTCCTAGAAATTGGAGTAGTTGGGAAATCGAACTATTACAACAGCTGGCAACTCAGATTGGTATTGCCTTAGCCAAAGCGCAATTATTGGAACAAGAAAGACACCGACGTGAAGAATTAGCTCGTTCCAACGCGGAATTAGAACAGTTTGCCTATGTTGCTTCCCATGATTTACAAGAACCATTGCGAATGGTAACAAGTTATTTGCAACTTTTAGAGAAAAAGTATAAAAGCAAACTTGACAGCAAAGCTGATGAATTTATTACCTACGCCGTCGACGGTGCTAGACGGATGCAAACCTTAATTAATGATTTGTTGAGTTTCTCTCGTGTCAGCACCCGTGGACAGCCTTTTGGCGTGGTTGATTGTCATACTGTTTTGCAACAGGCGCTTGCCAATCTCAAAGTTGCTATTGCCGAAACCCATGCAGTTATTACCCACGACAAACCTCTACCCCAACTCATCGCCGATAGTACCCAACTGGTACAAGTATTCCAGAACCTGATTAGTAATGCCATCAAATTCCGCAGTGAACAGCCGCCACAGATTCATATTGGCGTAGCGAAGGGACAAGGAGGACATGAGGGACGACAAGGAAGCAATTTTTCTCCCTTGTCTGTTCAGTCTTCCCAGTCTCCCTATTCCCCTACAGAAAATGAATGGCTCTTCTGGGTGCGTGATAATGGAATTGGTATCGAAGCTCAGTACTGCGATCGCATTTTTATCATCTTTCAACGTTTGCACACGCGTGGCAAGTATCCTGGTACTGGTATCGGTTTGGCAATTTGTAAAAAAATTGTGGAACGCCACGGTGGACGTATCTGGGTTGAATCACAGCTAGGTCAAGGCAGCACCTTTTACTTTACAATTCCAGATAGGATAGGTGGAGCATCGTGA
- the kaiB gene encoding circadian clock protein KaiB codes for MKKIKKTYVLKLYVAGNTANSVMALRTLKNILEQEFKGVYTLKVIDVLKNPQLAEEDKILATPTLSKILPPPVRKIIGDLSDRERVLIGLDLLYEELTEDEQFQAE; via the coding sequence ATGAAGAAAATAAAAAAGACTTATGTTCTCAAGTTGTACGTAGCAGGGAATACTGCCAATTCAGTCATGGCACTAAGAACACTTAAAAACATATTAGAACAAGAATTTAAAGGAGTTTATACTCTCAAAGTCATAGACGTACTCAAAAATCCACAATTGGCAGAAGAAGATAAAATATTAGCCACACCAACATTATCTAAAATATTGCCTCCACCAGTTCGGAAAATTATTGGTGATTTATCAGACAGAGAAAGAGTATTGATTGGTTTAGACTTACTTTATGAAGAGTTAACAGAAGACGAACAATTCCAAGCAGAATAG
- a CDS encoding circadian clock protein KaiA, translated as MNRCQQPEQQSFFHQMTKAEQQAFLQELKSDYRQILIDYFTTDKTLKEKIDKFINAVFCANIPVPQIIEIHMELIDEFSKQLKLEGRSDETLLDYRLTLIDILAHLCELYRRSLPK; from the coding sequence GTGAATAGATGTCAGCAGCCAGAACAGCAGAGTTTTTTTCACCAAATGACAAAAGCCGAACAACAGGCATTTTTACAGGAACTCAAATCAGATTACCGCCAGATTCTTATAGATTACTTTACCACAGACAAAACACTGAAGGAAAAAATTGATAAATTTATCAATGCAGTATTTTGTGCTAATATTCCTGTGCCGCAAATTATAGAAATTCATATGGAACTAATTGATGAATTTTCCAAACAGCTAAAATTAGAAGGACGGAGCGACGAAACGTTACTAGACTATCGCTTGACCTTGATTGATATCCTTGCTCACTTGTGTGAACTTTATCGGCGATCGCTTCCGAAGTAA